The following coding sequences are from one Anabaena sphaerica FACHB-251 window:
- a CDS encoding MltA domain-containing protein, protein MRKTLALFSLSLGIAFVNPVSSIVAQVTIPQQVPVPSTPEVLPPLQPITPEAACNSQNCLGWDEQLWGGNGDRQALLTSIDNSLRYLGTNKAATAYANYQIKEITLDRVRRSLLRFRELVVSSTSAAELQAAVHREFAFYQSIGNDGKGTVKFTAYYEPVYTASRVRTSVYKYPLYRVPSDFKEWAKPHPKRVDLEGKNGLLGNKSRLRGLEMLWFRDRMDAYMIHIQGSAQIRLTNGQRTSVGFAGGTDYPWTSIGGQLAKDGKLPLSGLTMPKLISYFRKHPKELSNYLPRWERFVFFQETNGTAATGSISVPVTAERSIATDKSLMPPGALALINNSFPYPAGGGRLESRRVSRFVLDQDTGSAIKGPGRVDYFMGTGKLAGDRAGITGGNGSLYYLLLKE, encoded by the coding sequence ATCAGAAAAACCCTTGCTTTGTTCTCCTTGAGTCTGGGAATTGCTTTTGTAAATCCAGTTAGCTCAATTGTAGCTCAAGTTACCATTCCCCAGCAAGTACCAGTACCGAGTACTCCTGAAGTTTTACCACCACTCCAACCCATTACCCCGGAAGCTGCTTGTAACTCCCAAAATTGCTTGGGTTGGGATGAGCAACTTTGGGGTGGAAATGGCGATCGCCAAGCTTTGTTAACTTCGATTGATAATAGTTTGCGTTATCTGGGAACGAATAAAGCAGCCACAGCGTATGCTAATTACCAGATTAAGGAGATTACCCTAGATCGGGTGCGTCGGAGTTTGTTACGCTTCCGGGAACTGGTTGTTAGTTCTACGTCAGCAGCTGAACTACAAGCAGCTGTTCATCGGGAGTTTGCGTTTTACCAGTCTATAGGTAACGATGGCAAGGGTACGGTCAAATTTACTGCCTATTACGAGCCTGTGTATACTGCCAGCCGTGTGAGAACTTCAGTATACAAATATCCCCTGTATAGAGTACCATCCGATTTTAAAGAATGGGCTAAACCTCATCCCAAACGGGTTGATTTAGAAGGTAAAAATGGTTTATTGGGAAATAAAAGTCGGTTACGTGGGTTAGAAATGCTTTGGTTCCGCGATCGCATGGATGCTTACATGATCCATATCCAAGGTTCTGCCCAAATTAGATTAACAAATGGACAGAGAACCTCTGTGGGTTTTGCAGGAGGAACAGATTATCCGTGGACGAGTATCGGGGGACAACTAGCAAAAGATGGCAAACTGCCACTCAGCGGTTTAACCATGCCCAAGTTAATTAGTTATTTCCGTAAACATCCCAAAGAGTTAAGTAATTATTTACCACGCTGGGAAAGATTTGTTTTCTTTCAAGAAACTAACGGTACGGCAGCTACAGGTAGCATTAGCGTCCCTGTAACAGCAGAACGTTCCATTGCTACAGATAAATCTCTCATGCCTCCGGGCGCACTAGCACTGATTAACAACTCATTTCCTTATCCTGCGGGTGGAGGTAGATTGGAGTCTCGGAGAGTTAGCCGCTTTGTCTTAGATCAAGATACAGGCAGTGCGATTAAAGGACCAGGAAGAGTAGATTATTTTATGGGTACTGGTAAATTAGCAGGCGATCGCGCTGGGATTACAGGTGGTAACGGTTCACTGTATTATTTATTGTTGAAAGAATAG
- a CDS encoding RNA-guided endonuclease InsQ/TnpB family protein, whose amino-acid sequence MLKVVKVRLYPDAQQQQSLAQAFGSCRWLWNYCLNLMNQTYKETGKGLSGYEVKKLIPQLKKEHDWLALTYSQCLQQVCLNLGVAFNNFFEKRAKYPNFKSKYNKQSIQYPQNVKIADGYLTFPKIGDVSAIIHRPIEGKVKTVTISKNCSNQYFAAILLDDGKDKPVGSMDGKAIGIDLGITHFAITSDGSKFDNPRILNRHERNLKLKQQQLSRKQKGSNNRIKSRKKVARVHRKITNCREDFLHKLSRRIVNENQVIVVENLNIKGMMQNHCLAKSIHQVGWGMFCTMLKYKAEIEGKIYQEVDRFFPSSKTCHLCLNQVGSLSLDVRFWTCENCYTKHDRDVNAAINLRDEGLRILTRQSPQVGKPAHGAGSSGTGDKACRPDVSRSNRGRKKSTTTLYVGQEAYTVLEESV is encoded by the coding sequence ATGCTAAAGGTAGTCAAAGTCAGGTTATATCCAGATGCCCAACAACAGCAATCACTAGCACAAGCTTTTGGTTCTTGTCGTTGGCTGTGGAATTATTGCCTGAACTTGATGAACCAAACATACAAAGAAACGGGTAAAGGACTATCTGGATATGAAGTCAAAAAGCTAATTCCCCAACTTAAAAAAGAGCATGACTGGCTGGCGTTAACTTACTCTCAGTGCTTACAACAAGTCTGCTTAAATCTAGGAGTGGCTTTTAATAACTTCTTTGAAAAAAGAGCCAAATATCCGAACTTCAAGTCAAAGTATAATAAACAGTCAATACAGTATCCTCAAAATGTAAAGATTGCTGACGGTTACTTAACCTTCCCCAAAATAGGGGATGTATCAGCAATAATTCATAGACCTATTGAAGGAAAAGTCAAGACCGTAACTATCTCTAAAAACTGCTCTAACCAATACTTTGCAGCGATTCTACTTGATGACGGCAAGGATAAACCAGTTGGTAGCATGGATGGTAAAGCTATAGGAATTGATTTGGGAATAACTCATTTTGCTATTACCAGTGATGGGTCTAAGTTTGATAACCCTAGAATACTAAATAGACATGAGAGAAATTTAAAACTCAAACAGCAACAATTATCTAGAAAGCAAAAAGGTTCTAATAACCGGATTAAATCTAGAAAAAAAGTTGCTAGAGTTCACAGAAAAATTACTAACTGCCGTGAAGATTTTCTCCACAAACTATCTCGTAGGATAGTTAACGAAAACCAAGTGATTGTGGTTGAAAATCTTAATATTAAGGGCATGATGCAAAACCACTGCCTAGCTAAATCCATCCATCAGGTTGGTTGGGGAATGTTTTGCACAATGCTGAAATATAAGGCAGAGATAGAGGGAAAGATTTACCAAGAAGTAGATAGATTTTTCCCTAGTTCAAAAACCTGTCATCTGTGCTTAAACCAAGTTGGTAGTTTGTCCCTAGATGTAAGATTCTGGACTTGCGAAAACTGCTATACAAAGCATGATCGGGATGTGAACGCAGCTATTAACCTCAGAGATGAGGGACTACGGATTTTGACACGCCAGTCGCCTCAAGTCGGGAAACCCGCCCACGGCGCTGGCTCCTCTGGAACGGGGGATAAAGCCTGTCGCCCAGATGTAAGTCGCAGTAATAGAGGACGCAAGAAATCTACTACTACGCTTTATGTTGGACAGGAAGCCTACACTGTACTCGAAGAGTCAGTGTAG
- a CDS encoding DUF5895 domain-containing protein: MKASAKFDFEDEKFNAPPSQVLPWGLMINPRYGTDGLQSYGLAISRDNAQAVGFQPDDNWQQVDHEFNSGEVEKVFISTTPRLVIVRRGPLSVQDRETKIRLGTYKDYKDEILADKLKFKIYTRHLIFLVGEDKKFLHQSPLQLTLSGSAGASFGKSYVEYQQGRITGGFAGELEKAYAGFQKKPLTPKGPLFHAHGIFCPIIECEERGIEPNIALVASTVDYKHPTVSTLTDYMIASDSPESEIICKAFEEYKEFGKEVIKPDISKAEMPGVTSSYVYADDDDFAYPPY, translated from the coding sequence ATGAAAGCATCTGCTAAATTCGACTTTGAAGACGAAAAATTTAACGCCCCACCATCCCAAGTCCTCCCTTGGGGGTTAATGATCAATCCTCGCTATGGTACAGATGGTTTACAGAGTTACGGTTTAGCTATTAGCAGGGATAATGCCCAAGCTGTTGGTTTTCAACCAGATGATAACTGGCAACAGGTAGACCATGAATTTAATTCTGGAGAAGTCGAAAAGGTGTTTATTAGCACTACTCCCAGATTAGTCATTGTTCGTCGTGGTCCTTTGTCTGTTCAAGACCGGGAAACAAAGATTAGACTGGGTACATACAAAGATTACAAGGATGAAATTTTAGCTGATAAACTTAAATTTAAAATTTATACTCGCCATCTAATTTTTTTAGTGGGTGAAGATAAAAAGTTTTTACATCAATCACCCTTACAATTAACTCTTAGTGGTTCAGCCGGTGCTAGTTTTGGTAAGAGTTACGTTGAATATCAACAAGGTAGAATTACTGGTGGTTTTGCTGGAGAATTAGAAAAAGCTTATGCAGGTTTTCAGAAGAAACCATTAACTCCCAAAGGTCCGTTATTTCATGCTCACGGGATTTTTTGCCCCATCATTGAATGTGAGGAAAGAGGTATTGAACCTAATATTGCTTTGGTGGCTTCAACTGTAGATTACAAACATCCGACAGTTTCCACTTTAACTGATTATATGATCGCCTCAGATTCCCCTGAGTCGGAAATAATTTGTAAGGCTTTTGAAGAATACAAAGAATTTGGTAAGGAAGTCATTAAACCAGACATTTCTAAAGCAGAAATGCCTGGTGTTACCAGTTCTTATGTTTATGCTGATGATGATGATTTTGCTTATCCACCATATTAG